In one Bacillus thuringiensis genomic region, the following are encoded:
- a CDS encoding SulP family inorganic anion transporter — MFQKIAKECLAGFTVAIVALPLAIAFGIAATGTSEGALVGLYGAIFAGLFAALFGGTPGQVTGPTGPITVIATGVIATHGLEASFIAFMMAGLFQILFGVCKLGSYVRYIPYPVVSGFMNGIALIIILGEIKHVQNSFLLVVLTIIVMIVSGKWIKAIPSSLVALVGVTALLPLFSSLLEGLTVKLPIIGNLSLNKVIEKIGTIPEAIPTLHIPSLSGTGIAALILPALSIALLGSIDSLLTSVVMDNVTGTRHKSNKELVGQGIGNMMSGLFGGLAGAGATVRSIVNIRSGGKTALSACMHSVILFIFIMGLGSVVQYIPLAVLSGILILTGIGMFDWGSMKKMHVAPKGDVVVMLVTMIVTVKFDLMIAVAFGIILSFIIYMVKCKERKTSIVKEKEETYTIQGPLSFLSVDRIFSTLQDVKSPVVLRMKDVRYMDVSGAMALLNFVEQSNKVGASVKLEQVHPSIEKTIAVMASDEQKEQLKILSV, encoded by the coding sequence ATGTTTCAAAAAATAGCAAAGGAATGTTTAGCAGGATTTACTGTTGCGATTGTTGCGTTACCACTTGCGATTGCGTTTGGTATTGCTGCGACAGGAACGTCTGAGGGAGCGCTTGTTGGATTGTATGGTGCAATTTTTGCAGGTTTATTCGCAGCGTTATTTGGCGGGACACCTGGGCAAGTAACAGGGCCAACTGGACCGATTACCGTTATTGCAACAGGAGTTATTGCGACGCACGGGTTAGAGGCAAGTTTTATTGCCTTTATGATGGCAGGATTATTTCAAATTTTATTCGGTGTATGTAAGCTCGGTTCTTACGTTCGATATATTCCGTATCCTGTCGTTTCAGGATTTATGAATGGTATTGCATTAATCATTATTTTAGGCGAAATAAAACACGTACAAAATAGTTTTCTACTTGTTGTGTTAACGATTATTGTAATGATTGTTTCTGGCAAATGGATTAAGGCGATTCCGTCTAGTTTAGTAGCACTAGTCGGTGTGACAGCTTTGCTTCCTTTATTTTCTTCTCTACTCGAAGGACTTACAGTAAAGTTACCGATTATCGGAAATCTTTCACTAAATAAAGTAATTGAAAAGATTGGAACTATTCCAGAAGCGATACCTACGCTTCATATTCCATCTTTAAGTGGAACAGGAATAGCAGCACTTATTTTACCAGCGCTTAGTATTGCTTTGTTAGGGTCGATTGACTCGTTGTTAACATCGGTCGTAATGGATAATGTGACAGGTACACGTCATAAAAGTAATAAAGAGCTCGTTGGACAAGGTATCGGTAATATGATGAGCGGATTGTTTGGCGGATTAGCAGGTGCAGGTGCGACTGTAAGGTCTATCGTGAATATAAGAAGTGGCGGTAAAACGGCACTTTCGGCATGTATGCATAGTGTTATCTTATTTATTTTTATTATGGGTCTTGGTTCGGTCGTACAATATATTCCACTTGCTGTATTATCAGGTATTTTAATTTTAACTGGTATTGGAATGTTCGATTGGGGAAGCATGAAAAAGATGCATGTCGCTCCTAAAGGTGATGTCGTTGTTATGCTCGTAACGATGATTGTAACGGTGAAGTTCGATTTAATGATTGCTGTTGCCTTCGGTATTATTCTTTCGTTCATCATATATATGGTGAAATGTAAAGAACGTAAAACTTCTATCGTAAAAGAAAAAGAAGAAACGTACACAATTCAAGGGCCGCTCTCTTTCCTATCAGTAGATCGTATTTTCTCTACTTTACAAGATGTGAAGTCACCGGTTGTTTTACGTATGAAAGATGTGCGTTATATGGATGTATCAGGAGCTATGGCATTATTAAATTTTGTTGAGCAATCAAATAAAGTAGGAGCAAGTGTAAAGCTTGAGCAAGTACATCCGAGTATTGAAAAAACAATCGCAGTAATGGCAAGCGATGAACAGAAAGAGCAATTGAAAATCTTAAGTGTTTAG
- a CDS encoding putative polysaccharide biosynthesis protein: MNKTFVKGAAILTITTFLSKLLGSFFQIPLQNIAGDEVLGIFRLVFPVYMIALTLSVAGVPLAISKLIAELNEKNKQKEIAKLFKSASIIGIAFGVFGCLVIVLFSIEIANMLGGQETRMPLLITSLALLIAPYMAVYRGYFQGFGDMKPTGVSQVIEQFVRVFFMLIIAYILVSWDKSNTVITSGAMVGSFLGVISSLIYLRIKYNRSPYYNKSNSYSLRDLRENGKKILRVSIPIAIGALSMPLLNLVDSLTIPHVLQGSSTEIQEQFGIYSRGFAFTQIIVIFASAIVFPLIPLLTSALAKRDINLAKITIQNTNRLAHVLTAPLTIWLMALTVPLNVGLFTDVKGSSMLTVMIGSSYFTAVMVLSIGVLQGINRSAQAAWIVIGASCVKVVLNIMFVQKFGIDGAAYSTLITYILLCIVNHLYIRSYIAYSIHLKSFFGVLAIACILGLGLYELCNVIDVTSSRIMTLLFSGIALSITTILYGVCALKLKWISINKIPFLKR, encoded by the coding sequence ATGAATAAAACATTTGTAAAAGGAGCAGCAATTTTAACCATTACAACTTTTTTGTCAAAATTGCTTGGTAGTTTTTTTCAAATTCCATTACAAAATATTGCAGGAGATGAAGTGCTGGGTATTTTTCGCCTTGTTTTTCCTGTATATATGATTGCTCTTACATTATCGGTAGCCGGAGTTCCACTTGCAATTTCGAAACTAATTGCAGAGTTGAACGAAAAAAATAAGCAAAAGGAAATTGCGAAATTATTTAAATCAGCGTCAATTATTGGGATAGCATTTGGCGTTTTCGGCTGTTTAGTCATTGTATTATTTTCTATTGAAATTGCGAATATGCTCGGTGGACAAGAAACTAGAATGCCGTTGCTTATTACTTCATTAGCATTACTCATTGCGCCATACATGGCGGTGTATAGAGGGTATTTTCAAGGTTTCGGTGATATGAAACCAACAGGGGTATCACAGGTCATTGAGCAATTTGTACGTGTGTTTTTTATGTTAATAATTGCTTACATACTAGTATCATGGGATAAGAGTAATACTGTTATTACTAGTGGTGCGATGGTTGGCTCTTTTCTTGGAGTCATTAGTTCGCTTATATATTTGCGTATAAAATATAATAGAAGTCCATACTACAATAAAAGCAATTCCTATTCGCTCCGAGATTTAAGAGAAAACGGCAAAAAGATATTGCGGGTATCGATCCCAATCGCTATCGGAGCTTTATCAATGCCACTTTTAAATTTAGTAGACTCGCTTACAATACCGCATGTATTACAAGGATCATCAACAGAAATTCAAGAACAATTTGGAATATACAGTCGCGGTTTTGCATTCACGCAAATAATTGTTATTTTTGCAAGTGCAATTGTATTTCCGTTAATACCACTCTTAACTTCCGCATTGGCCAAAAGAGATATAAATTTGGCGAAAATAACAATTCAAAATACAAATCGACTAGCGCATGTTTTGACAGCACCGTTAACAATATGGTTGATGGCATTAACAGTACCGTTAAATGTCGGATTGTTCACAGACGTAAAAGGCAGTAGTATGTTAACAGTTATGATTGGCAGTTCGTATTTTACTGCGGTTATGGTATTATCAATAGGTGTTTTACAGGGCATTAACCGTTCTGCACAAGCTGCATGGATTGTTATTGGTGCGAGTTGTGTGAAAGTCGTGTTAAACATTATGTTCGTGCAGAAGTTTGGCATAGATGGAGCGGCGTATAGTACACTAATTACTTACATATTGCTTTGTATTGTAAATCATTTGTATATTCGAAGCTATATTGCCTATTCTATTCATTTAAAAAGCTTTTTTGGTGTGCTAGCAATAGCATGTATTTTGGGACTAGGATTGTATGAATTATGTAATGTGATAGATGTTACATCTTCAAGAATTATGACGTTATTATTCAGTGGTATAGCATTAAGTATTACAACCATTTTGTATGGTGTATGTGCTTTGAAATTAAAATGGATATCAATAAACAAAATACCATTTTTGAAAAGATAA
- the csaB gene encoding polysaccharide pyruvyl transferase CsaB, translating into MRLVLSGYYGFYNVGDEAILQSIIESLSKENPDIELVVLSNDSKYTKEMYGVESVDRWDIKAVYHAIKNSDGVISGGGSLLQDQTSTKSILYYTGIMGLARLLKKPYYIYSQGIGPITKGYNRLLVKWNLSKASYVSVRDEDSFLYLKELGIKNDIEIVPDPVLTWKRTKQSDWLQKHSIHGKVIAVSVRYWNAKEDYIKKLAEALKKLKQEGYQILFVPMHEPFDQKASREVVDLMGEETYMLPYKMDIDEKIFILSQCSLLIGMRLHALVFSAVAKTPMVGISYDPKIDSFLSQVNQPVIGSVDGEWSAEYLYEIAKKQLMQQGTVEQELQLTIDELRLQGKQATKKLIDHMEKGTLLKK; encoded by the coding sequence GTGCGTTTAGTCTTATCAGGATATTATGGTTTTTATAATGTTGGAGACGAGGCGATTCTACAATCAATTATTGAATCGTTAAGTAAAGAGAACCCGGATATAGAACTAGTAGTACTATCAAATGATTCTAAATATACAAAGGAAATGTATGGTGTAGAATCGGTAGATCGCTGGGATATAAAAGCTGTTTATCATGCAATCAAAAACAGTGATGGAGTCATTAGCGGTGGCGGGAGCCTTCTTCAAGATCAGACAAGTACGAAGAGTATTCTATATTATACGGGTATTATGGGACTCGCTCGATTATTAAAAAAGCCGTATTATATTTATTCACAAGGAATAGGTCCAATTACAAAAGGATATAATCGTTTATTAGTAAAATGGAACTTGTCAAAAGCTTCCTACGTATCAGTTCGAGATGAGGATTCGTTTTTATATTTAAAAGAACTTGGCATAAAAAACGATATTGAAATTGTTCCAGACCCTGTTTTAACATGGAAACGGACAAAACAATCGGATTGGTTGCAAAAGCATTCGATACATGGAAAAGTAATTGCGGTTAGTGTGCGTTATTGGAATGCAAAAGAAGATTATATAAAAAAATTAGCTGAGGCATTAAAAAAATTAAAGCAAGAAGGATACCAAATTCTATTTGTTCCAATGCATGAGCCATTTGATCAAAAAGCTTCGCGTGAAGTAGTAGACTTAATGGGAGAAGAGACGTATATGCTTCCATATAAAATGGATATCGACGAGAAAATATTCATTTTATCACAATGTTCATTACTAATTGGTATGCGTCTTCATGCACTTGTTTTTTCTGCTGTAGCCAAAACTCCAATGGTCGGGATTTCATACGATCCGAAAATTGATTCGTTTTTAAGTCAAGTGAATCAGCCAGTTATAGGAAGTGTGGATGGCGAATGGAGTGCTGAGTATTTATATGAAATTGCGAAAAAGCAATTAATGCAACAAGGAACTGTGGAGCAAGAGTTACAATTGACAATAGATGAGCTTCGGTTGCAAGGCAAACAGGCAACAAAGAAACTCATTGATCATATGGAAAAAGGCACTTTATTAAAAAAGTAA
- a CDS encoding S-layer homology domain-containing protein: MKTFSKGITAVALTGSLLLTPISSYAANDDITGHMFETNMRSLITKGVLMGYGDNVYAPDKLVTRAEFATFIARALNLPKADSNFEDVPKTYGLYDGVSRAYGAKIINGRTNETFSPNDVITREEMSIMVKRALDYKNIKVAVSPLTFTDKDSINYKEHVQVMVATQIIKGYPEDNTFRPHLSATRGMASAMLDRMLQTIEKNGNSNPVETKKYVVTNVRENGTEQEVERYNTYKEAVTAAQNKGMNAVKYENEFLWIKDGFASAKRITGQNIINIYDENLSTVYTYIQYGTELKVLEVGEDRVKVQLSGLTGYVKKNEITLIPTNEMKQSSYYVKSDGYLYHKYYTYNTSSPGYTEFRYGVAPSFMKQGQQMYSVDGKTFGDETFYQYFNYLSLRSKTDYTAEQLDSYVKSIKPDSPLIGLGKKFKEVESKYNVNALFLYSLAIHESYYGTSALAKDKNNLFGLKATDDSPYGNGEAFNSKEDCIEHAAKLYMNEGYLNPGHWRYTATYTGDKVAGLNAKYASDANWGKKVAGHMNRFDSYLGKKEYNKYKLARVMNNVEVKKNPSISNERLYRLNTNVVVTVTGEEIINGKAWVKVISDNPTVTEAYIAKESLEYVKH, translated from the coding sequence TTGAAGACTTTTTCAAAAGGTATAACAGCAGTGGCATTAACGGGATCATTACTTTTAACTCCTATTTCAAGTTATGCGGCAAATGATGATATTACAGGACATATGTTTGAGACGAATATGCGCTCACTTATTACTAAAGGAGTTTTAATGGGGTATGGAGACAATGTATATGCGCCTGATAAATTAGTAACAAGAGCAGAGTTTGCTACATTCATAGCAAGGGCTTTAAATTTACCGAAAGCTGATTCGAATTTCGAGGATGTGCCGAAGACTTACGGTTTATATGATGGTGTAAGTAGAGCATATGGAGCGAAAATTATTAATGGTCGTACGAACGAGACATTTTCACCAAATGATGTAATTACACGTGAAGAAATGTCGATAATGGTAAAGCGAGCGTTAGACTATAAAAATATTAAAGTAGCTGTAAGTCCGCTTACCTTTACTGATAAAGATAGTATTAACTATAAAGAGCATGTACAAGTTATGGTGGCCACTCAAATTATTAAAGGGTATCCAGAAGATAATACATTTAGACCACATTTATCAGCTACAAGAGGGATGGCTTCAGCTATGTTGGATCGTATGCTTCAGACGATTGAAAAAAACGGAAATAGCAATCCTGTAGAAACTAAGAAATATGTTGTGACAAATGTAAGAGAAAACGGAACAGAGCAAGAAGTAGAGCGCTATAATACGTATAAAGAAGCGGTTACGGCTGCTCAAAATAAAGGTATGAATGCGGTAAAATACGAGAACGAATTTTTATGGATTAAAGATGGTTTTGCAAGTGCAAAAAGAATAACTGGGCAAAACATCATTAATATTTATGATGAGAATTTGTCAACAGTATATACGTATATTCAGTATGGAACAGAATTGAAAGTGTTAGAAGTTGGCGAAGATCGCGTGAAAGTTCAACTTTCTGGTTTGACAGGTTATGTGAAGAAGAATGAAATCACTTTAATTCCTACAAATGAAATGAAACAGTCGTCTTATTATGTGAAATCAGATGGATATTTATACCATAAATATTATACATATAATACAAGTTCACCTGGATATACAGAATTTAGATATGGTGTGGCACCTTCTTTCATGAAGCAAGGACAGCAAATGTATAGTGTAGATGGAAAGACATTTGGAGACGAAACTTTCTATCAATATTTCAATTATTTATCATTACGTTCGAAAACAGATTATACAGCTGAACAACTAGATAGTTATGTGAAATCGATTAAACCAGACTCTCCATTAATTGGTTTAGGAAAGAAATTTAAAGAAGTAGAAAGCAAGTATAATGTAAATGCATTATTCTTATATTCATTAGCAATTCATGAAAGTTATTATGGAACAAGCGCTCTTGCAAAAGACAAAAATAATTTATTTGGTTTAAAAGCAACAGACGATAGTCCGTATGGTAACGGAGAAGCATTCAATTCAAAAGAAGATTGTATTGAACATGCAGCAAAATTATACATGAATGAAGGATATTTAAATCCAGGACATTGGCGTTATACAGCAACATATACAGGTGATAAAGTTGCTGGTTTAAATGCGAAATATGCATCTGATGCGAACTGGGGTAAAAAAGTAGCGGGGCATATGAACCGTTTTGATTCTTATTTAGGTAAAAAAGAATACAACAAGTACAAACTTGCACGTGTGATGAATAACGTGGAAGTGAAAAAGAATCCTAGTATATCAAATGAGCGACTGTATCGTTTAAATACAAATGTAGTTGTCACAGTTACTGGTGAAGAGATAATAAATGGAAAAGCGTGGGTTAAAGTTATTTCAGATAATCCTACTGTAACAGAAGCGTATATTGCAAAAGAAAGCTTAGAATACGTAAAACATTAA
- a CDS encoding O-antigen ligase family protein has protein sequence MVNKLKQTDNYFPHFLLLFIVFQPILDLLTSFSIYILHMSATVGVVVRFAFMLLALGYLLLHHKQQDAKKYILYLCLLGIALAIGLVNNMMVKSPVSFGEEVKFILKSVYPIVLLFGYIIAFKELKNKEYVFHKIITYFLYATLILSITMIVAMQTGTDFPSYPHSKIGSRGWFFAGNDLSSLFAIMFPIIVLYSIHKTTSFSKIYYWIPTILAMYASIMVGTKVGYGAIVITLGVALFFSFIEYMINRKKEGKGFTHIVNTVVVAVILGGLIALTPHTPIAKNMGIHMQIYEYKKSVQEEKDRKEGKVIKADPEDAKKHAKGELTDSEVKSLIYSDRDKFLKTYKQYYKDAPLSQKLFGMGYAGNYTDKIKLIEMDFHDLFFAFGIVGFLIYLIPLLYFGIKLFIRMITNFKKIMSVKYMLLASTLILSLGIGFMSGHVLTAPAVSIFFIVILAYIIVDFEIE, from the coding sequence ATGGTTAATAAGTTGAAACAAACGGATAACTACTTCCCACATTTCCTATTGCTATTCATTGTGTTTCAACCAATTTTAGATTTATTAACATCTTTTTCAATCTATATACTACACATGAGCGCAACAGTTGGAGTTGTAGTTCGTTTCGCCTTTATGCTTCTTGCATTAGGGTACCTACTTCTTCATCACAAACAACAAGATGCGAAAAAGTACATCCTCTATTTATGCTTACTCGGAATCGCACTCGCAATTGGTCTTGTAAATAATATGATGGTTAAATCTCCAGTTTCATTTGGAGAAGAAGTTAAATTCATCTTAAAGAGCGTATATCCAATTGTGCTACTGTTTGGATATATTATCGCCTTTAAAGAGCTAAAAAATAAAGAGTATGTATTCCATAAAATCATTACATATTTCTTATATGCAACTTTAATTTTAAGCATTACAATGATTGTCGCAATGCAAACTGGAACGGATTTCCCAAGCTATCCTCACTCAAAAATCGGTTCAAGAGGTTGGTTCTTCGCTGGAAATGATTTAAGTTCTCTTTTCGCCATTATGTTCCCAATCATTGTCTTATATTCGATTCATAAAACAACTTCTTTCTCGAAAATATATTACTGGATTCCAACAATACTTGCGATGTATGCAAGTATTATGGTCGGAACGAAAGTCGGATATGGCGCAATTGTTATTACATTAGGCGTAGCACTTTTCTTCTCATTCATTGAATATATGATAAATCGTAAAAAAGAAGGAAAAGGATTCACACATATTGTAAATACCGTTGTTGTCGCAGTTATACTAGGAGGTTTAATTGCTCTTACACCGCATACTCCTATCGCAAAAAATATGGGCATTCACATGCAAATATACGAATACAAAAAATCAGTACAAGAAGAGAAAGATCGAAAAGAAGGAAAAGTAATTAAAGCAGATCCAGAAGATGCAAAAAAACATGCAAAAGGTGAACTTACAGATTCTGAAGTAAAAAGTTTAATTTACAGTGATCGCGACAAATTTTTAAAAACATACAAACAATACTATAAAGACGCACCGCTTTCACAAAAACTATTCGGAATGGGTTACGCTGGTAACTACACAGATAAAATTAAATTAATTGAAATGGACTTCCATGACCTATTTTTCGCATTTGGAATTGTCGGTTTCCTTATTTACTTAATACCTCTTCTATACTTTGGTATTAAATTATTCATCCGCATGATCACAAACTTTAAGAAAATCATGAGCGTAAAGTATATGCTATTAGCGAGCACACTCATTCTATCACTTGGCATTGGCTTTATGTCTGGCCACGTATTAACAGCGCCAGCCGTTAGTATTTTCTTCATTGTTATTCTCGCTTATATCATTGTTGATTTTGAAATTGAATAA
- a CDS encoding enoyl-CoA hydratase, translating into MEKRGVYIMEITSKTESVVVKYEGHVATVMVNRPEVLNALDEPTLKELLQKLKEVAESSAHIVVLCGNGRGFSAGGDIKSMLSSNDESKFDGIMNTISEVVVTLYTMPKLVISAIHGPTAGLGLSIALTADYVMADISSVIAMNFIGIALIPDGGGHFFLQKRVGENMTKQIIWEGKKLSATEALDIGLIDEVIGEDFQTAVKQKINEWSQKPIKAMIQTKQILCEVNRSNLEQTLQLEKRGQYAMRQTADHKEGIAAFLEKRLPAFKGE; encoded by the coding sequence ATGGAGAAAAGAGGGGTATATATAATGGAAATAACAAGTAAAACAGAATCTGTCGTTGTGAAATATGAAGGCCACGTTGCAACGGTTATGGTCAATCGCCCAGAGGTGTTAAATGCGTTGGATGAGCCGACCTTAAAAGAGTTATTACAAAAGTTGAAAGAAGTAGCGGAAAGTTCTGCGCATATCGTTGTGTTATGCGGGAACGGCCGTGGTTTTTCTGCGGGTGGGGATATTAAATCGATGCTTTCAAGTAATGATGAAAGTAAGTTTGATGGCATTATGAATACCATTTCTGAAGTTGTCGTGACATTATATACGATGCCAAAGCTTGTTATTAGTGCAATTCATGGACCGACTGCAGGTCTTGGGTTAAGTATTGCGTTAACAGCTGATTATGTAATGGCGGATATATCATCTGTTATTGCAATGAACTTTATTGGAATCGCTTTAATTCCAGATGGAGGCGGTCATTTCTTCCTTCAAAAGCGTGTCGGTGAAAATATGACGAAGCAAATTATTTGGGAAGGTAAGAAGTTATCAGCGACAGAAGCGCTTGATATCGGCTTAATTGATGAAGTAATCGGCGAAGATTTCCAAACGGCTGTGAAACAAAAAATTAATGAATGGTCACAAAAACCGATTAAAGCAATGATTCAAACGAAGCAAATTTTATGTGAAGTAAATCGCTCTAATTTAGAGCAAACATTGCAATTAGAAAAGCGTGGTCAATATGCAATGAGACAAACAGCGGATCATAAAGAAGGTATTGCTGCGTTTTTAGAGAAACGTTTACCAGCATTTAAAGGGGAATAA
- a CDS encoding nucleoside triphosphate pyrophosphohydrolase, protein MSAYNKLVRDRVPEKILMSGKTYTAQKLTGQAYIQALAKIGTEEIREFASMKEREHALDSLADALEVIISLARAEGASIEDVERLRKQKEIERGGFEKGIYLLDVSEE, encoded by the coding sequence ATGTCAGCATATAACAAGTTAGTAAGAGATCGTGTTCCAGAGAAGATTTTAATGTCTGGAAAAACATATACAGCACAAAAATTAACAGGGCAAGCATACATACAAGCTTTAGCGAAAATTGGAACGGAAGAAATTCGTGAATTTGCTTCTATGAAAGAACGCGAACATGCGCTAGATTCTCTTGCGGATGCGCTAGAAGTTATCATCTCATTAGCACGTGCAGAAGGTGCATCGATTGAAGATGTAGAACGCCTTCGTAAGCAAAAAGAGATAGAGCGCGGTGGATTTGAAAAAGGGATTTATTTATTAGACGTTTCAGAAGAATAG
- a CDS encoding M42 family metallopeptidase, with translation MAHHTKETMELIKELVSIPSPSGNTAKIINFIENYVSEWNVETKRNNKGALILTVKGKNDAQHRLLTAHVDTLGAMVKEIKPDGRLSLSMIGGFRWNSVEGEYCEIETSSGKTYTGTILMHQTSVHVYKDAGEAKRDEKNIEVRIDERVFSADEVRELGIEVGDFVSFDPRVQITESGYIKSRHLDDKVSVAILLKLIKRLQDENVTLPYTTHFLISNNEEIGYGGNSNIPEETVEYLAVDMGALGDGQASDEYTVSICAKDSSGPYHYALRKHLVELAKTNHIEYKVDIYPYYGSDASAAIRAGFDVKHALIGAGIDSSHAFERTHESSIAHTEALVYAYVMSNLIEE, from the coding sequence ATGGCACACCATACGAAAGAAACGATGGAACTGATTAAGGAGCTTGTCTCTATTCCAAGTCCATCTGGAAATACAGCAAAAATTATTAATTTCATTGAAAACTATGTCAGTGAGTGGAACGTAGAAACGAAACGTAATAATAAGGGAGCTCTTATTTTAACGGTAAAAGGGAAAAATGATGCGCAGCATCGCTTATTAACGGCACACGTTGATACGTTAGGTGCGATGGTGAAAGAAATTAAGCCTGATGGTCGCCTGAGTCTTTCTATGATTGGTGGATTTCGCTGGAACTCTGTAGAAGGGGAATATTGCGAAATTGAAACATCAAGTGGCAAGACATATACAGGAACGATTTTAATGCATCAAACATCTGTACATGTATATAAAGATGCAGGTGAAGCAAAACGCGATGAGAAAAATATTGAAGTTCGTATTGATGAGCGCGTATTTTCAGCTGATGAAGTACGCGAATTAGGAATTGAAGTAGGAGACTTCGTTTCATTTGATCCGCGCGTTCAAATTACAGAGAGTGGATACATAAAATCACGTCATTTAGATGACAAAGTAAGTGTTGCAATTTTATTAAAATTAATTAAAAGATTACAAGATGAAAACGTAACATTACCATATACGACGCATTTCTTAATTTCTAATAATGAAGAGATTGGATACGGTGGTAACTCTAACATTCCAGAAGAAACTGTTGAATACTTAGCAGTTGATATGGGAGCGTTAGGTGATGGACAAGCATCTGATGAATATACAGTATCTATTTGTGCAAAAGACTCTAGCGGCCCGTATCATTATGCACTGCGCAAACATTTAGTAGAGCTTGCGAAAACGAATCATATTGAATATAAAGTAGATATTTATCCGTACTACGGATCTGATGCATCAGCTGCGATTCGCGCGGGATTTGATGTGAAACATGCGTTAATTGGAGCGGGTATTGATTCTTCCCATGCATTTGAACGTACGCATGAAAGTTCAATTGCGCATACAGAAGCATTAGTGTATGCATATGTAATGTCTAATTTAATTGAAGAATAA